From Bradyrhizobium sp. NDS-1, the proteins below share one genomic window:
- a CDS encoding ROK family protein — protein sequence MATDELVKTTTGIAHHGAERLPSVDVDGFNIEIKDEDGFLGDRASRGAFRDILDRWRKPLRKTGEDPFGKEPSESISKKTLDAILIGDDVEASAVVHSAIEDFAQELAYVTRRFLKTKAWAKTERIVVGGGFRDSRLGELAIARTEIILKSEDFKIDLQPIRHHPDEAGLVGALHLAPSWIFEAHDSILAVDIGGTNIRCGLVETGWKKAKDLSKAKVVNSELWRHADDEPTREGAVKRLIKMLKGLITEAEKEGYKLAPFIGIACPGVINADGSIEKGAQNLPGNWESSKFNLPASLLEGIPQIGDHDTAILMHNDGVVQGLSEVPFMQDVDRWGVLTIGTGLGNARFTNRRKENGKDKDSADNGKKKDKDSKKGD from the coding sequence ATGGCAACGGACGAACTGGTCAAGACGACGACGGGCATCGCTCATCACGGCGCCGAGCGGCTGCCGTCGGTGGACGTCGACGGCTTCAACATCGAGATAAAGGACGAGGACGGCTTCCTCGGCGATCGCGCCAGCAGGGGCGCCTTCCGCGACATCCTCGACCGCTGGCGCAAGCCGCTGCGCAAAACAGGCGAGGACCCGTTCGGCAAGGAGCCCTCGGAGAGCATCAGCAAGAAGACGCTGGACGCCATCCTCATCGGCGACGACGTCGAGGCCTCCGCGGTGGTGCACAGCGCCATCGAGGACTTTGCGCAGGAGCTTGCTTACGTCACCCGGCGCTTCCTCAAGACAAAGGCCTGGGCCAAGACCGAGCGCATCGTCGTCGGCGGTGGCTTTCGCGATTCCCGGCTCGGCGAGCTCGCGATCGCGCGCACCGAGATCATCCTGAAATCCGAAGATTTCAAGATCGACCTGCAGCCGATCCGCCATCATCCGGATGAAGCCGGCCTGGTCGGCGCGCTGCATCTGGCGCCCTCCTGGATCTTCGAGGCCCATGACAGCATCTTGGCCGTCGACATCGGCGGCACCAACATCCGCTGCGGCCTGGTGGAAACCGGCTGGAAGAAGGCAAAAGACCTGTCGAAAGCCAAGGTCGTGAATTCGGAATTGTGGCGTCATGCCGACGACGAGCCGACGCGCGAAGGCGCGGTGAAGCGTCTGATCAAGATGCTGAAGGGGCTGATCACGGAGGCGGAAAAAGAGGGCTACAAGCTCGCACCCTTCATTGGCATCGCCTGCCCGGGCGTGATCAATGCGGACGGCTCGATCGAGAAGGGCGCGCAGAATCTTCCCGGCAATTGGGAGAGCAGCAAGTTCAACCTGCCGGCGAGCCTGCTCGAGGGCATTCCGCAGATCGGCGATCATGACACCGCGATCCTGATGCACAATGACGGCGTGGTTCAGGGGCTGTCCGAAGTGCCGTTCATGCAGGACGTCGATCGCTGGGGCGTGCTCACCATCGGCACCGGCCTCGGCAATGCCCGCTTCACCAACCGCCGCAAGGAGAACGGCAAGGACAAGGACTCGGCGGACAACGGGAAGAAAAAGGACAAGGACAGCAAGAAGGGCGACTGA
- a CDS encoding xanthine dehydrogenase family protein molybdopterin-binding subunit produces MGYVPGSWLPGGTPDPLIDKRVNLGTQQSRVDGPEKVKGAARFAAEVPMDGLLYAAFVHSTIARGRIAELEVAAAEAAEGVALVMTHRNAPKMAPPPPLGLTNLKAAGNNILPVMQDAEIRWNGQTVAVVLAETQEQANFAASLVVVRYEAAAARTEFEAGKANARTPDSLMIERNRLKKGDSETAFRTAAAVIDVVYRTPWETHSPIEPHAATIRWDGDRLIVHDATQMLNGTAGSLAKVFDIKETQVFISSPFVGGGFGGKALWDHQILGAAAAKLAQRPVRLVLSRASMQRLVGGRSQTEQRVALAADRDGRLLAILHHGYSVKPAHSVTDEAFTLTSRSLYAARSFDIVQHTIDLDLLANTFMRAPGEAPGTFAVESAMDELAHELQIDPIELRRRNIAGSDPVSGAPHSQSDLMLAYELGAKRFGWERRPPKPRSRKEGEWLVGLGCASGSFPYVRMPGMSARITIDGEGRATVASAAHEMGMGTATVQRQHAADRLGLPLDSVTVRIGDTSLPFGSFAGGSSQTASLGAAINAASTKLAGELLRLAGNDTPLAGLRANEIEFADAGLRKIGDPLRHESFASILKRAARNDISVVGESSAPLEVLKFSMHSRSAIFCELRVSEVTGEVRVDRLVGAFDCGRILNPKTAASQFRGGMIMGIGMALTEETLLDERSGRIISASIADYHIPAHLDVPDIDVLWTDIPDPRTPMGARGIGEIGIAGVAAAIANAAFNATGKRIPDLPLTPDKLLLA; encoded by the coding sequence ATGGGCTACGTTCCCGGCAGCTGGTTGCCGGGCGGCACGCCGGATCCGCTGATCGACAAGCGCGTCAACCTCGGGACACAGCAGTCACGCGTCGACGGCCCCGAGAAGGTCAAGGGCGCCGCGCGCTTCGCGGCGGAAGTTCCCATGGACGGGCTGCTCTATGCGGCTTTCGTCCACTCCACGATTGCGCGCGGGCGCATTGCCGAGCTCGAGGTCGCAGCCGCCGAGGCGGCGGAGGGCGTGGCGCTGGTGATGACCCATCGCAATGCTCCGAAAATGGCGCCGCCGCCGCCGCTCGGCCTGACGAATCTGAAAGCCGCCGGCAACAACATCCTGCCGGTGATGCAGGACGCGGAGATCCGCTGGAACGGCCAGACGGTGGCCGTCGTGCTTGCAGAGACGCAGGAGCAGGCGAACTTCGCCGCGTCGCTGGTCGTCGTCCGCTATGAAGCGGCCGCTGCGCGGACGGAGTTCGAGGCCGGCAAGGCGAATGCCCGCACGCCGGATTCGTTGATGATCGAGCGCAACCGGCTGAAAAAGGGCGATTCGGAAACCGCATTCAGGACAGCAGCCGCGGTCATAGACGTCGTCTATCGCACGCCCTGGGAAACTCACAGCCCCATCGAACCCCATGCTGCAACCATCCGTTGGGACGGTGACCGGCTGATCGTGCATGACGCCACGCAGATGTTGAACGGCACGGCCGGATCGCTGGCGAAGGTGTTCGACATCAAGGAGACGCAGGTCTTCATCAGCTCGCCCTTCGTCGGCGGCGGCTTTGGCGGCAAGGCGCTATGGGATCATCAGATCCTCGGCGCCGCGGCGGCGAAACTCGCGCAGCGGCCGGTCCGGCTGGTGCTGTCGCGGGCCAGCATGCAGCGTCTTGTTGGCGGCCGTTCGCAGACCGAGCAACGCGTGGCGCTCGCGGCCGACCGCGACGGCCGGCTGCTGGCGATTCTTCATCACGGCTATTCGGTCAAGCCGGCGCACAGCGTGACCGACGAGGCGTTCACGCTGACCAGCCGATCGCTCTACGCCGCCCGAAGCTTCGACATCGTGCAGCACACCATCGACTTGGATCTGCTCGCCAACACGTTCATGCGCGCGCCGGGCGAGGCGCCAGGGACGTTCGCGGTCGAGAGTGCGATGGACGAGCTGGCGCATGAACTGCAGATCGACCCGATCGAATTGAGACGCCGCAACATCGCCGGCTCCGATCCGGTCAGCGGTGCGCCGCATTCGCAGAGTGATCTGATGCTGGCCTACGAGCTCGGGGCAAAACGCTTCGGCTGGGAGCGGCGTCCGCCCAAGCCGCGTTCGCGGAAGGAAGGCGAGTGGTTGGTTGGCCTGGGATGCGCCTCAGGCTCGTTTCCCTACGTGCGGATGCCGGGCATGTCGGCCCGGATCACGATCGACGGCGAGGGTCGCGCGACCGTGGCGAGTGCGGCGCACGAGATGGGCATGGGCACGGCAACCGTGCAGCGGCAGCACGCCGCCGATCGCCTCGGACTACCGCTCGACAGCGTCACCGTTCGGATCGGCGACACCAGCCTGCCGTTCGGCAGCTTTGCGGGCGGTTCGTCGCAAACGGCGTCGCTCGGCGCAGCGATCAACGCGGCGAGCACGAAGCTCGCCGGCGAACTGCTGCGCCTGGCCGGCAACGACACGCCGCTGGCCGGCCTGCGGGCGAACGAGATCGAATTCGCCGATGCAGGCTTGCGCAAGATCGGCGATCCGTTGCGACATGAAAGCTTCGCATCGATCCTCAAGCGGGCGGCGCGCAACGACATCAGCGTCGTCGGCGAAAGCTCGGCGCCGCTGGAGGTGCTGAAATTCTCGATGCACAGCCGGTCCGCGATCTTCTGCGAATTGCGCGTCAGCGAGGTGACGGGGGAAGTGCGCGTCGACCGTCTCGTCGGGGCGTTCGATTGCGGTCGCATCCTCAATCCGAAGACGGCGGCCAGCCAGTTTCGCGGCGGCATGATCATGGGAATAGGCATGGCGCTGACGGAAGAGACCCTGCTCGATGAGCGCAGCGGTCGGATCATCAGTGCGTCCATCGCGGACTATCACATCCCGGCCCATCTCGACGTGCCCGACATCGACGTGCTGTGGACCGATATTCCCGATCCCCGCACGCCGATGGGCGCGCGCGGCATCGGCGAGATCGGCATCGCCGGCGTCGCCGCGGCGATCGCGAATGCCGCGTTCAACGCCACCGGCAAGCGCATCCCCGATCTGCCCCTGACGCCGGACAAGCTGCTGTTGGCTTGA
- a CDS encoding FAD binding domain-containing protein: MRTFAYQRVADQAAALSAAAAAPVRYLGGGTNLVDLMRQNIEAPQALVDVSRLPAEIIERPDGGLKIGAAVRNSALAAHPAVRARYPMLSRALLAGASAQIRNMATVGGNILQRTRCAYFYDAAGSRCNKREQHAGCDAIGGFNRYHAILGASPHCIATHPSDMCVALAALDATVHLAGRGGERSVPLTDFHRLPGETPEIETILHPGELITAIELTPGPAAAHSTYRKVRDRSSYAFALISVAAGVDVVDGKIGDVRIALGGVAAKPWRARQAEKMLLGEAPTPDRFRAAADAELAAASPFDGNAFKVELAKRTIVAVLAQLTGADA; the protein is encoded by the coding sequence ATGAGAACCTTCGCCTATCAGCGCGTCGCCGATCAGGCTGCGGCCCTGTCCGCCGCGGCCGCGGCACCCGTCCGCTACCTCGGTGGCGGCACCAATCTCGTCGATCTGATGCGGCAGAATATCGAGGCGCCCCAGGCGCTGGTCGATGTCTCGCGCCTGCCGGCCGAGATCATCGAACGACCGGACGGCGGCCTCAAGATCGGCGCGGCGGTGCGCAACAGCGCGCTGGCTGCCCATCCCGCCGTGCGTGCGCGCTATCCGATGCTGTCGCGCGCGCTGCTGGCCGGAGCCTCCGCGCAGATCCGCAACATGGCGACGGTCGGGGGCAACATCCTTCAGCGTACGCGGTGCGCCTATTTCTACGACGCGGCGGGCTCGCGCTGTAACAAGCGCGAGCAGCATGCCGGCTGCGACGCCATCGGCGGCTTCAACCGCTATCACGCGATCCTCGGCGCATCGCCGCATTGTATCGCGACCCATCCATCGGACATGTGCGTCGCGCTTGCGGCACTCGATGCGACGGTTCATCTCGCCGGCCGTGGAGGCGAGCGCAGCGTGCCCCTGACCGATTTCCATCGCTTGCCGGGCGAGACGCCTGAGATCGAGACCATCCTGCATCCCGGCGAACTGATCACCGCGATCGAGCTCACGCCAGGCCCGGCGGCCGCGCATTCCACCTATCGCAAGGTGCGCGATCGTTCGAGCTACGCCTTCGCGCTGATATCGGTCGCAGCCGGCGTGGACGTCGTCGACGGAAAGATTGGGGATGTCCGGATCGCGCTCGGCGGCGTCGCCGCCAAGCCGTGGCGCGCGCGGCAGGCCGAGAAAATGCTGCTGGGCGAGGCGCCGACGCCGGATCGCTTTCGTGCAGCGGCCGATGCCGAACTGGCGGCCGCCAGCCCATTCGACGGCAACGCCTTCAAGGTCGAACTCGCGAAGCGGACCATCGTAGCCGTGCTCGCCCAGCTGACGGGAGCGGACGCATGA
- a CDS encoding (2Fe-2S)-binding protein, with protein sequence MAIVVNGIAHPPPDDPRISLLDLLRERLGLTGTKLGCNQGGCGACTVIIDGERVLSCLTLAVQADGCEVRTIEGLAPEDGELHPLQHAFIEHDGFQCGYCTPGQICSAIAMIEELRRGDPSYVTADLADGPTGARRQEIRERMSGNLCRCGAHNGIIDAIETLMDGEAA encoded by the coding sequence ATGGCTATCGTCGTCAACGGCATCGCACATCCTCCGCCCGACGATCCCAGGATTTCCCTGCTCGACCTGCTCCGGGAGCGTCTCGGCCTGACCGGGACCAAGCTCGGCTGCAACCAGGGCGGCTGCGGCGCGTGCACCGTCATCATCGACGGCGAGCGGGTGCTGTCGTGCCTGACGCTGGCCGTTCAGGCCGACGGCTGCGAGGTGCGCACCATCGAGGGTCTCGCCCCTGAAGACGGAGAGCTGCATCCGCTGCAGCATGCCTTCATCGAGCACGACGGCTTCCAGTGCGGTTATTGCACGCCGGGCCAGATCTGCTCGGCGATCGCCATGATCGAGGAATTGCGGCGCGGCGATCCCAGCTACGTCACGGCCGATCTCGCCGACGGCCCGACGGGCGCGCGACGCCAGGAGATTCGCGAGCGCATGAGCGGCAATCTGTGCCGCTGCGGCGCTCACAACGGAATCATCGATGCCATCGAAACGCTGATGGACGGAGAAGCGGCATGA
- a CDS encoding MarR family winged helix-turn-helix transcriptional regulator, which translates to MAEAVAAADNALNALDAQTLMFIAEHPGCGMGDVARYLNVAMTTMSSAVDRLVKKDLIERRRPEDNRRAVALSANQKGRQVVDEQIEGYRQACRTMLRALETSEQDELIRLTEKIADNET; encoded by the coding sequence GTGGCCGAGGCAGTCGCTGCGGCCGACAATGCGCTCAACGCGCTCGATGCCCAGACCCTGATGTTCATCGCCGAGCATCCCGGTTGCGGCATGGGCGATGTCGCGCGCTATCTCAATGTCGCGATGACGACGATGTCCTCTGCCGTCGATCGGCTGGTGAAGAAAGACCTGATCGAGCGTCGCCGACCCGAGGACAATCGCCGCGCGGTCGCCCTGAGCGCGAACCAAAAGGGGCGCCAGGTGGTTGACGAGCAGATCGAGGGCTACCGGCAGGCTTGTCGGACCATGCTCCGGGCGCTGGAGACGTCCGAACAGGACGAACTGATCCGCCTGACTGAAAAAATTGCCGACAACGAAACTTGA
- a CDS encoding LysR family transcriptional regulator yields MTADLNLVAVFIAVADAKSFRGAADRLGVTRSAVSQAIRRMEDRMGVALVQRTTRSVSLTEAGLRLHQRVAPALAEVEQAINGARDRDAQPTGQLRLAVSSIAERFICGPLLADFTQANPGVQIDVTVTDEEFDIVAEGYDAGVRLGEVIEQDMIAVPVSAEQRQLVVAAPAYLEQFGAPAHPRELSQHCCIGWRPSPHVAPYRWEFAEDGREFDVAVEPRITTNDMWVMVRTACAGGGLTFGMEDTFRPYIERGELVPLLEDYCPFFRGFFLYFPDRRNLPPKLRVLIDHVRYRPSGKG; encoded by the coding sequence ATGACTGCCGACCTCAATCTCGTCGCCGTTTTCATCGCCGTCGCGGATGCCAAGAGCTTCCGCGGCGCCGCCGATCGCTTAGGGGTGACGCGGTCTGCCGTGAGCCAGGCTATCAGGCGCATGGAAGACCGGATGGGCGTGGCGCTCGTCCAGCGAACGACGCGCAGCGTCAGCCTCACCGAAGCAGGCCTGCGCTTGCATCAGCGCGTGGCACCGGCGCTGGCCGAAGTCGAACAGGCGATCAATGGCGCCCGCGACCGTGACGCACAGCCGACCGGGCAGCTGCGTCTCGCGGTGTCGTCGATCGCCGAGCGATTCATTTGCGGCCCGTTGCTTGCCGATTTCACACAGGCCAATCCCGGCGTTCAGATCGACGTCACCGTGACCGACGAGGAATTCGACATCGTGGCCGAGGGCTACGACGCCGGCGTCCGGCTCGGCGAAGTGATCGAGCAGGACATGATCGCCGTGCCGGTTTCAGCCGAGCAGCGCCAGCTCGTCGTGGCAGCTCCCGCCTATCTGGAGCAGTTTGGGGCCCCCGCTCACCCGCGCGAACTTTCGCAGCATTGCTGCATCGGCTGGCGGCCGTCGCCGCACGTGGCCCCCTACCGCTGGGAATTTGCCGAGGACGGGCGCGAGTTCGACGTCGCGGTGGAGCCAAGGATCACGACGAACGACATGTGGGTCATGGTGCGGACCGCCTGCGCGGGCGGCGGCCTGACCTTCGGCATGGAGGACACGTTCCGGCCCTATATCGAGCGAGGTGAGTTGGTCCCTCTCTTGGAGGACTACTGTCCGTTCTTCCGCGGCTTCTTCCTCTACTTCCCCGACCGGCGGAATCTTCCGCCGAAGCTGCGGGTGTTGATTGACCACGTGCGTTATCGGCCGAGCGGGAAGGGTTAG
- a CDS encoding aldo/keto reductase, translating into MTALDQYRLLGRSGLRVSPLALGTMTFGTEWGWGADPGEARRIFDLYVDRGGNFIDTAVNYTNGASERLVGQFARDKRDRLVLATKFTMARDPGNPNSGGNHRLNMMRSVEQSLRQLDTDRIDLLYLHGWDATTQPDEVMRGLDDLVRSGKVQYVGICNTPAWRIAQLQTLADWRGWSPFVALQIEYNLVERTVEHELIPLAAALGLGVLPWSPLGGGVLTGKYTRADLRDSQERAVGTTRASIIASSGLLNERSLDAADVVRTIAAELGATSSQVAIAWTLANPAVTSPVIGARTLDQAEDNFGAVGISLSPEQMALLDQATAPEPIFPGRFLRRPMVEQLIFGGATVARRG; encoded by the coding sequence ATGACAGCACTTGATCAATACCGCCTGCTTGGCCGCTCCGGTTTGCGCGTCTCGCCGCTCGCCCTGGGCACGATGACCTTCGGGACCGAGTGGGGATGGGGCGCCGATCCCGGCGAGGCACGGCGGATCTTCGATCTCTATGTCGACCGCGGCGGCAATTTCATCGACACGGCGGTGAACTACACCAACGGCGCGTCCGAGCGCCTCGTCGGCCAGTTCGCCCGGGACAAGCGTGATCGTCTCGTGCTGGCGACCAAGTTCACCATGGCGCGCGATCCCGGCAATCCCAATTCAGGCGGCAACCACCGCCTCAACATGATGCGTTCGGTGGAGCAGAGCCTGCGGCAGCTCGACACCGACCGCATCGACCTGCTCTACCTCCACGGCTGGGATGCGACGACGCAGCCGGATGAAGTGATGCGCGGCCTCGACGATCTCGTGCGCAGCGGCAAAGTCCAGTATGTCGGCATCTGCAACACGCCGGCCTGGCGCATCGCGCAGCTGCAGACGCTGGCAGATTGGCGCGGCTGGTCGCCCTTCGTCGCCCTGCAGATCGAATATAATCTGGTCGAGCGCACGGTCGAGCATGAGCTCATTCCGCTGGCGGCCGCTCTCGGCCTCGGCGTGCTGCCGTGGTCGCCCCTCGGCGGCGGCGTGCTGACGGGCAAGTACACGCGGGCCGACCTCAGGGATTCCCAGGAACGGGCCGTCGGAACGACGCGGGCCTCGATCATCGCTTCGTCCGGCCTTCTCAACGAGCGATCGCTGGACGCGGCGGACGTGGTGCGCACCATCGCCGCCGAGCTTGGCGCGACGTCGTCGCAGGTGGCAATCGCGTGGACGCTGGCGAATCCCGCGGTCACCTCGCCGGTGATCGGGGCCCGCACGCTGGACCAGGCGGAAGACAATTTCGGCGCGGTCGGGATATCGCTTTCGCCTGAACAGATGGCACTCCTCGACCAGGCGACCGCGCCCGAGCCGATCTTTCCCGGCCGCTTCCTGCGCCGTCCGATGGTCGAGCAACTCATCTTTGGCGGCGCGACCGTCGCCCGGCGCGGATAG
- a CDS encoding nuclear transport factor 2 family protein: protein MATMFNRALASCIYAVIVTASTLTTAAPCGQANSVEDDNKRIVTDAFDRWAAGGTTFFNDLLHDDAVWRIRGSGPSAGEFRGRDVFVDRAVRPFASRLSTPVRPTAVRIFADGDHVIAHWEGSGVARDGKPYANSYAWIMRMQDGKAAEVTAYLDLAPYDDILRRIPLPAQ from the coding sequence ATGGCAACCATGTTCAATCGCGCACTTGCGTCGTGCATCTACGCAGTCATCGTGACGGCATCCACCCTGACGACGGCAGCGCCCTGCGGACAGGCCAACTCAGTGGAGGACGACAACAAGCGGATCGTCACCGATGCGTTCGACCGCTGGGCGGCGGGAGGAACGACGTTCTTCAACGACCTGCTGCACGACGACGCGGTCTGGCGCATCAGGGGATCCGGACCAAGCGCCGGCGAATTCCGGGGGCGCGATGTGTTCGTGGATCGCGCGGTGCGCCCGTTCGCGAGCCGGTTGTCGACGCCCGTGCGTCCGACGGCCGTGAGAATCTTTGCCGATGGCGACCACGTCATCGCGCATTGGGAAGGCAGCGGTGTGGCGCGCGACGGCAAGCCTTACGCGAACAGCTATGCGTGGATCATGCGCATGCAGGACGGCAAGGCGGCGGAGGTGACGGCCTATCTCGACCTCGCACCCTACGACGACATCCTGCGGCGCATTCCCTTGCCGGCGCAATAG
- a CDS encoding DUF2157 domain-containing protein: MFDKTYRQRLEADLARWEADGVIAPAAAVAIRHALPPLPAGINIAVVVGIVGGLLIAAAFLAFVAAHWTEIARLMRFAILLAGMVVTGSLGAWFAARGRDVLADLCASIGAIIFGAGIALVGQMYHLGEDFAGGMLLWSIGAFVAALLTGARGALAVGLVAASIWTCMRIHDAPEILHLPYLVVWLIAAGLAFAWNSRVAAHLVALAVLPWWIATSLRFEFEGAQPSFVLADVAALLFGAGLAIAAMPSPRARQLGTVLSTYGAFALAGVAFLEVTTVDDIIRFRASPVSAQPIWAILCGVAGVILALVSGMLTKRAGEILAACAIGLVLIAAPIWPVSTAGEPWFAYAALLCAMLCLVVSGVLDEVRPRIVAGWLGIAGVIAGITWAVKGSLLGRSAFLAGAGIIAVVFATALNRMLPRAER; this comes from the coding sequence ATGTTCGACAAAACCTACCGGCAGCGCCTCGAAGCTGATCTTGCGCGATGGGAGGCCGACGGCGTGATTGCGCCGGCGGCGGCCGTCGCGATCCGCCATGCGTTGCCGCCGCTGCCTGCGGGCATCAACATTGCCGTGGTCGTCGGCATCGTCGGCGGCTTGCTGATCGCGGCCGCGTTTCTCGCCTTCGTCGCCGCGCACTGGACGGAGATCGCGCGGCTGATGCGGTTCGCGATCCTGCTGGCCGGCATGGTCGTCACGGGCAGCCTCGGCGCCTGGTTCGCTGCGCGGGGCCGCGACGTTCTTGCCGATCTCTGCGCCAGCATCGGTGCGATCATCTTCGGCGCGGGCATCGCACTGGTCGGCCAGATGTACCATCTCGGCGAGGATTTTGCCGGCGGCATGCTGCTGTGGTCGATCGGTGCGTTCGTCGCCGCATTGTTGACCGGCGCGCGCGGGGCGCTCGCGGTCGGCCTCGTCGCCGCCAGCATCTGGACCTGCATGCGAATCCACGACGCGCCCGAAATCTTGCATCTTCCGTATCTGGTGGTCTGGCTCATCGCCGCCGGCCTCGCCTTCGCATGGAACTCCCGCGTCGCGGCCCACCTCGTCGCGCTCGCGGTGCTGCCATGGTGGATCGCGACGTCGCTTCGCTTCGAGTTCGAGGGCGCCCAGCCATCCTTCGTGCTCGCGGACGTGGCCGCCTTGTTGTTCGGCGCCGGGCTTGCGATTGCAGCGATGCCCTCGCCGAGGGCGCGCCAGCTTGGGACCGTTCTGTCGACCTACGGCGCGTTTGCGCTGGCCGGTGTCGCTTTCCTCGAAGTGACGACGGTTGACGACATCATCCGCTTTCGGGCCAGCCCGGTGTCCGCCCAGCCGATTTGGGCGATCCTGTGCGGGGTTGCGGGGGTGATCCTCGCGCTCGTCTCCGGCATGCTCACGAAGCGCGCAGGTGAAATCCTTGCAGCCTGCGCGATCGGGCTCGTGCTGATCGCCGCACCGATCTGGCCGGTCTCGACGGCCGGCGAGCCCTGGTTCGCTTACGCCGCGCTGCTGTGCGCCATGCTGTGCCTCGTCGTCTCCGGTGTGCTCGACGAGGTGCGTCCGCGGATCGTTGCCGGCTGGCTCGGGATCGCCGGCGTCATCGCCGGCATCACCTGGGCGGTGAAGGGCTCGCTGCTCGGCCGCTCGGCGTTCCTTGCGGGGGCCGGAATCATTGCCGTGGTCTTTGCAACCGCGCTCAATCGCATGCTGCCGAGGGCTGAACGATGA
- a CDS encoding GDYXXLXY domain-containing protein: MIGTITGLWQRIPKAVLFGVAVLIQGVLLVLMVADRVQILREGREVTLQTQPVDPRDLLRGDYVVLRYDISEVPAGALAGKPADTRKPFVFVKLAPNADGLYAAVSVHAEPVPVTAPELLIRGRVSYSCGSNVRTFCDKLTIKYGLESYFVPEGEGRKLEQARNQQKVRIVAAVLPSGRAAIKRLLLDGEPVYEEPLY; encoded by the coding sequence ATGATCGGCACTATCACTGGACTCTGGCAACGCATTCCGAAAGCCGTGCTGTTCGGCGTCGCTGTCCTCATTCAAGGCGTGCTGCTGGTCCTGATGGTCGCCGACCGCGTGCAGATCCTGCGCGAAGGCCGTGAGGTGACCTTGCAGACGCAGCCGGTCGATCCGCGCGATCTCCTGCGCGGCGACTATGTCGTGCTGCGCTACGACATCTCGGAAGTGCCGGCGGGGGCGCTCGCCGGCAAGCCGGCTGACACGCGCAAGCCATTCGTGTTCGTCAAGCTCGCGCCCAATGCCGACGGCCTTTACGCCGCCGTCTCGGTGCATGCCGAGCCTGTGCCGGTCACGGCGCCCGAATTGCTGATCCGCGGCCGCGTCAGCTATTCCTGCGGATCGAATGTCCGCACCTTCTGCGACAAGCTCACGATCAAATACGGTCTCGAAAGCTATTTCGTGCCGGAAGGCGAGGGCCGGAAGCTGGAGCAGGCCCGCAACCAGCAGAAGGTCCGCATCGTGGCTGCCGTGCTGCCCTCGGGCCGCGCCGCCATCAAGCGGCTGCTGCTCGACGGCGAGCCGGTGTACGAGGAACCGCTGTATTGA